TGACGCGAGGCCAACGTATCGGTTTATCTGGAAAATCAGGTCGTGTTACTGGACCTCATATCCACTATGAGTTGATTGTTCGCGGGCGTCCTGTTAATGCGATGAAAGCGAATATTCCAATGGCAAACTCGGTGCCGAAAAAAGAAATGGCGGCATTTAAAGCACGTCGAGATCAGCTGGATAACATGTTGCATCAGCAAGAGCTGAAAGTAGCGAAAACCAGCACCAGCCCAGCGTCGAGCTAACATAAAACCTACAATGAAAAGGCGAGTTTACACTCGCCTTTTTTGTGCCCGTTATTGTCGCAAGTTAAGCAAATTGAACCAAGGAATCTCGACCAAGATCGTCAATCGACTTAGCACCGGTTAACGTCATAGCGACGCGCATTTCTTTGGCATACAAGTCGAGTAGGTTTTCCACTCCCGCTTGGCCTTGTGCGGCAAGCGCATAAACAAATGAACGGCCAAGTAAGGTGCAATCCGCTCCTAGTGCCAACATGCGCACCACATCCAATCCAGTACGGATACCGGAATCGACCAAAATTTTAATATCACCTTTTACCGCCTCGGCGATATCTGGTAGCGCTCTTGCCGTAGAGAGAACGCCATCGAGTTGTCTGCCTCCGTGGTTAGAAACCACAATGCCATCAGCACCAAAACGCACGGCATCTTTGGCATCCTCGGTGTCCAAGATACCCTTAATCACCATAGGTCCATCCCAAAAATCACGAATCCATTCTAAGTCTTGCCAGCTAATGGACGGATCGAAGTTTGCACCTAGCCAACCGATGTAGTCCTCAAGTTTGGTTGGTTCACCTCGATAGGTAGAGATATTACCCAGATCGTGTGGTTTTCCTAACACGCCTACATCGAGCGCCCAACTTGGATGAAGCATCGATTGAAATACGCGACGCATCGCCGCATTTGGACCGCTCATGCCAGAGTGCATGTCCCGATAGCGAGCCCCGGGAACAGGCATATCTACGGTAAAGACGAGGGTGGTGACACCCGCCGCTTTCGCTCGTTCAAGAACATTGCGCATAAAACCGCGGTCTTTAAGCACATAAAGCTGGAACCACATTGGGCGTTCAATCGCTGGTGCGACTTCTTCTATTGGGCATACCGATACGGTTGACATCGTAAATGGAATCCCTTTATTTTCCGCAGCTTTTGCCGCTTGAACTTCGCCACGACGAGCGTACATGCCAGTGAGACCGACAGGAGCAAGAGCCATTGGCATCGCCAATTTTTCACCAAACAGTTCGGTTTCTAAGCTTAAATCTTCCATATTGCGCAGTACGCGTTGGCGCAGTTCGATTTCAGATAGGTCAGAAGTATTGCGTTTGAGAGTGTGTTCATTGTACGAACCACCATCAATGTAGTGAAAGAGAAAGGGGGGCAGTTTTGCTTTGGCTGCTGCACGGTAATCGGTTGAGGCTGAGATAATCATAGCGATACTTCCTGTCTGTTATGTTTGCGATTTGACGAGCAAACAGACCTTGTAATTGTGTTGTCGTTTGATGAAGCAGCGATAAGAGATCGTGTAACATCAGATGTAGAGTGCTTTTGATGTTACATAAATGTTATTTGTTGATAAATGAATTAAATGAAAATATTTGATTCTAAAATTGGGCTAATCGTTTCGTGACACTCAGGACTCTTATATTGATGGGTAAAAAGCGCAGGTTCCTCACTTTAAATGGTCAACCAAACTGCGTAGTTTGGGTCGCACTCTTGCGCCCATGTTTTCTCTTCTCTTGCTTGCAAGTAAAGTTGTAACCCTTGGTAGGAATGAAATGCCGCCGCACCGCCTAAAGTTGCGAATTCATCAAAGAAATCATCTTCTAATTGGCAAAGCTCTGCGAGTGTTCGCGCTCTTTTTTGCATCGCCCATTGAATCGCAAAGGCAGGGGCTGTGGCCCCAGACACTTTAACATCAGTAATGGTGGATTGAACGCTAAGCAGACTTTGTTGCTCTTGTTCAATTTGTTGGCTTTCCGCTTCTTGAAGCGTGATTTCTTCAATGATTTGCCTGCGTTTAGTATGAGAAAGCCGTTTATTCAGCTTTGCGATTTGTAAGGCGTAGCCAAACCGATTCGGAGTCAAGATCTCCACTAACTGAGTAAGCAGTTCTTTGTCGACTCCGACCCCTTCGACATAGAAATCGATGCATGCCGTGATTGATAGGTACTGGGTGCCATCAAACTCAAAGTTTGCTGTGTCATCGATAATTTCTAGCGATTGATCGTCAATGCTTAGAGCCCAACCGTTAAAGGCAATTCGTTGTTTAGCGATTTGATACATTTGCCAAGCGCTTTTGCCAAATCCGCCCAATATTGCACCAGAGAACTCGCTTTCGATCAGTTCTTGCTCTGTCCAGTTTTCACCAATTGCGATGTGTTTGGTGTATTTAGTGAGTAGGGCTTGCTTCAGGTGCGCGCGCAATGACCAAATAGAACGAACATGACGAGGATAGCTCAGCGAGCAACACTCTCGACACGCGGGCAGTGATAATAGCGGGTGCGACAAATTGGATGCAATATTACAACTGTGCGGAAAGTCTAAGTGTGTGGACGATGGCTCACCACAAAACCAGCAGGTATGGCGAAAGTGAAAAGGTACATCAATGGTGTTATAGGCTTGGCGTGACATGATGGCATTAAATTAAGTCGCTTTGGGTTAGTTTACCCGTTTATAGGCTCGATGTAATGATGCTATTTGCTGTCGGTATACCCGCTATATCATTTTGCAGGAGACTATGGTGTCTGTCCTTATAAGAGAGGCGTTGAGTTAAGTACAGTATTGATACATAACGTAATTATTATCGCTTGGTAGTGTGATGCTTGTTGCAGAGAAGCGGGTAAGTGC
This window of the Vibrio panuliri genome carries:
- the lldD gene encoding FMN-dependent L-lactate dehydrogenase LldD: MIISASTDYRAAAKAKLPPFLFHYIDGGSYNEHTLKRNTSDLSEIELRQRVLRNMEDLSLETELFGEKLAMPMALAPVGLTGMYARRGEVQAAKAAENKGIPFTMSTVSVCPIEEVAPAIERPMWFQLYVLKDRGFMRNVLERAKAAGVTTLVFTVDMPVPGARYRDMHSGMSGPNAAMRRVFQSMLHPSWALDVGVLGKPHDLGNISTYRGEPTKLEDYIGWLGANFDPSISWQDLEWIRDFWDGPMVIKGILDTEDAKDAVRFGADGIVVSNHGGRQLDGVLSTARALPDIAEAVKGDIKILVDSGIRTGLDVVRMLALGADCTLLGRSFVYALAAQGQAGVENLLDLYAKEMRVAMTLTGAKSIDDLGRDSLVQFA